The Dehalococcoidia bacterium genome includes a window with the following:
- a CDS encoding Na+/H+ antiporter subunit E has protein sequence MQILTLFIQVTIFFGVWFILSGHTEPEFIASGLLTATLAIFMANWLIASKSRSFPSLVGLTMGTIKFILIYLPWLLWQILLSNLHVAKLILHPSLPVQPTIVQFEASLESEATQVLLAQSITLTPGTVTIDTSDGIFTVHCLSSTTRNGLVSADIHNKIAKIFGHPKVHEIQLIDITAEVGQA, from the coding sequence ATGCAAATACTGACTTTATTCATACAAGTAACAATATTCTTTGGCGTTTGGTTCATCTTGTCAGGACACACCGAGCCAGAATTCATTGCTTCGGGATTGTTAACCGCTACTTTAGCAATATTTATGGCAAACTGGCTTATCGCAAGCAAAAGTAGATCTTTCCCTTCCTTAGTTGGGTTAACCATGGGGACCATAAAATTTATCCTGATCTATTTACCTTGGCTACTCTGGCAAATACTACTTTCGAACTTACATGTAGCAAAATTAATTCTTCATCCAAGTTTGCCCGTCCAGCCTACGATAGTTCAATTTGAGGCATCCTTAGAATCTGAAGCAACCCAAGTCCTCTTAGCACAATCTATTACTTTAACCCCTGGAACAGTAACTATCGATACCTCTGATGGTATCTTCACAGTTCATTGCCTTTCCTCTACTACACGGAATGGATTAGTAAGTGCAGACATACACAATAAAATCGCAAAAATTTTTGGGCACCCCAAAGTACATGAAATTCAATTAATCGATATTACCGCTGAAGTAGGGCAAGCATGA
- the polA gene encoding DNA polymerase I, with protein sequence MVDREISLPLFSRDAANKPPKDLQSGIIEPPTLKGKPYLVIMDGHAMVFRSWFAMQKARPLTVRATGEDIRGAYSFTNTFFKMLDEHKPTHVAIAFDPPGPTFRHEKYPDYKATRPPTPEGLIQNVDRVKQIMSAFNIPILETPGFEADDVIGTIATWADSNQIDTLILSGDTDLLQLVSPHVRVSLTTGFGDTKIYDVAGASERYGGLEPDQIRDVKALTGDTSDNIPGVPGVGIKTAIKLISEFKTVENLLSNLDKVAPPRIQTLIRDNADQLRDSKDLVTIERNAQTDFNYEDSRFGLFHRDKVLSIFHELEFSRMVSKIPQSFEQRQTLGIHEEVASPLTPDIPLKILVSVNEFSDFIADLTKSSSICLEAHGDDPDPMRANLVGIAISLSQKTEAFYIPLFNAEQELTKNEVLTRIQPHMENLPVIGHDLNHTLTLLANNGVNPSTVKVSFDTLIAAHLAGQKNYNLKPLIFNRLNIEVLELNELTGTGKKQIPYSSVPLENLANYSAANVTNIRKLEYALKEDLKKQNLHEYNDKYTIPAISVLVQMQVNGITVDQAKLEELNTEITTEIAFAQKAAFDAVGHEFNINSPSQLSDLLFNEIKLPPGRRTQSGYSTDAAVLENLRSVHPVIDPILRHRELSKLKSTYVDALPDYINPHTKRIHTTYNQAGSATGRLASSEPNLQNIPIRTALGLRVREAFVPQVPSDWTLLSADYSQIDLRALAHLSQDPALLAAFENDEDIHSSTASLIYGVPISEVTRDMRRLAKVMNFGVAYGLSAFGISQQTELSREEGAQFIESYFSTYSQVKNYLDSTINIAKEKGYVETLLGRRRYVPELKSPIYPVRQAGERIAVNMPVQGTSADIINEAMVKIQNELNRNSLNSKMILQVHDELVFEIPTNEETTMRDLLKEIMPNALKISVPLKIDIKSGENWASMSYD encoded by the coding sequence ATGGTAGATCGTGAAATCAGCTTACCTTTATTTTCAAGGGATGCAGCAAATAAGCCGCCCAAAGATTTACAATCAGGCATAATTGAACCACCGACTCTTAAAGGTAAGCCTTATCTAGTAATAATGGATGGCCATGCAATGGTATTTAGGTCATGGTTTGCAATGCAAAAAGCACGACCTTTGACTGTTCGTGCTACCGGTGAAGACATACGCGGTGCCTATTCATTTACGAACACATTTTTCAAAATGCTAGACGAGCATAAACCGACTCATGTCGCGATTGCGTTCGATCCTCCAGGTCCTACTTTCCGCCATGAAAAGTACCCAGACTACAAAGCCACTCGGCCTCCTACCCCCGAAGGGCTTATTCAAAATGTTGATAGAGTGAAGCAAATAATGTCAGCATTTAATATTCCTATCCTAGAAACACCGGGTTTCGAAGCTGACGATGTTATTGGCACAATTGCAACTTGGGCAGATTCAAACCAAATAGATACTCTAATACTGTCAGGTGATACCGATCTATTACAATTAGTCTCACCTCACGTAAGAGTTTCACTTACTACAGGTTTTGGAGACACGAAGATATATGACGTTGCAGGAGCATCCGAAAGGTACGGAGGGCTAGAACCCGACCAAATTCGTGACGTAAAAGCTCTGACTGGAGATACATCAGATAATATCCCAGGAGTTCCCGGGGTAGGGATTAAAACTGCAATAAAGTTAATTTCTGAGTTTAAAACTGTAGAAAATTTATTATCTAACCTAGATAAAGTTGCGCCCCCTCGAATTCAAACGCTAATTCGTGATAACGCTGATCAATTAAGAGATAGTAAAGATCTTGTAACAATAGAGCGGAATGCCCAAACAGACTTTAATTACGAAGATTCACGATTTGGCTTGTTCCACCGCGATAAGGTATTAAGTATCTTCCATGAACTCGAATTCAGTAGAATGGTTTCAAAAATCCCACAGTCCTTTGAGCAAAGGCAAACACTTGGGATTCATGAGGAAGTAGCCTCACCATTAACCCCTGATATTCCTTTAAAAATACTAGTTAGTGTTAATGAATTTTCTGATTTTATCGCCGACCTAACTAAGTCATCCTCCATCTGCTTAGAAGCCCACGGTGATGATCCCGATCCAATGCGCGCAAACTTGGTGGGGATTGCCATCTCATTAAGCCAAAAAACAGAAGCATTCTATATTCCCTTATTTAATGCTGAGCAAGAACTAACCAAAAATGAGGTATTAACTAGAATCCAACCCCACATGGAGAACCTTCCAGTAATAGGTCATGATTTGAATCATACTTTAACCTTGCTAGCAAATAATGGAGTTAATCCATCTACAGTAAAAGTTTCATTCGATACCCTAATAGCCGCGCATTTAGCCGGGCAAAAAAATTACAACCTTAAGCCCCTGATTTTCAACCGCCTCAACATTGAAGTTCTTGAATTAAATGAACTCACTGGCACGGGGAAAAAGCAAATCCCATACAGTTCAGTTCCTCTCGAAAATTTAGCTAATTATTCGGCAGCTAACGTTACCAATATAAGAAAATTAGAGTACGCACTAAAAGAAGATCTAAAAAAGCAGAATCTACATGAATACAACGACAAATATACGATCCCTGCAATCAGCGTACTTGTCCAAATGCAAGTAAATGGGATCACTGTTGATCAAGCAAAGCTCGAGGAATTAAATACAGAAATTACAACCGAAATCGCCTTTGCTCAAAAAGCTGCATTTGATGCTGTTGGCCATGAATTCAACATAAATTCACCATCGCAACTTTCAGATTTATTATTCAATGAAATTAAACTGCCTCCTGGTAGAAGAACCCAAAGCGGGTACTCTACAGACGCAGCCGTATTGGAAAATTTGCGTTCAGTACACCCAGTAATTGATCCCATATTGCGTCATCGAGAATTAAGTAAGTTGAAGTCCACTTACGTAGATGCGCTCCCTGATTACATCAATCCTCATACCAAGCGAATTCACACCACTTATAACCAAGCAGGTTCAGCTACTGGCAGGCTGGCGAGCTCAGAGCCGAATCTGCAGAACATACCTATTCGAACAGCACTAGGACTAAGGGTGCGAGAAGCTTTTGTCCCTCAAGTTCCTTCTGATTGGACTCTGCTCAGTGCAGATTATTCACAAATTGACCTTCGTGCACTTGCTCATCTTTCTCAAGATCCCGCACTTTTAGCGGCATTCGAAAATGATGAAGATATTCACTCATCCACTGCATCCTTGATATATGGCGTCCCCATAAGTGAAGTAACAAGAGATATGCGACGATTAGCAAAAGTAATGAATTTTGGCGTGGCTTATGGCCTTAGCGCATTTGGGATTTCGCAGCAAACAGAATTGTCTCGAGAGGAGGGAGCTCAATTTATCGAGTCTTATTTCTCAACGTACTCTCAAGTAAAAAACTATTTAGACAGCACTATAAATATTGCAAAAGAAAAAGGATATGTTGAAACCTTGTTAGGGCGACGACGATATGTTCCTGAATTGAAATCACCTATTTACCCAGTTCGACAGGCAGGTGAAAGAATTGCCGTGAATATGCCTGTTCAAGGAACTTCAGCAGACATAATCAACGAAGCAATGGTTAAAATCCAAAATGAACTAAACCGCAATTCTCTTAATTCGAAGATGATTCTACAAGTTCATGATGAGCTAGTCTTTGAGATTCCCACTAACGAAGAAACTACTATGCGTGACTTACTAAAGGAAATAATGCCAAATGCCCTAAAGATTAGTGTCCCTTTGAAAATAGACATTAAATCTGGAGAGAACTGGGCTTCAATGAGTTACGATTAG
- the acsA gene encoding acetate--CoA ligase — protein MQKHQTIMKPTSAKDDPNLSDYQNTRESFDWSDVEKELDWLPNGGLNLAYEAIDRHVAKGNGEKLAMIWEGKNGEKETYSYDQMRIETNKFANSLLNLGVKKGERVFTFMERIPEIYFAVFGTLKMGGVIGPLFSAFGPDPVKDRLENSGASVLVTQPELLKKIESIFPSLPNLKHIIVVNKNGRSSEPVAPNNLDYYKLMSDASEEFGPIATTRDDYSIMHYTSGTTGKPKGAVHRHNAVIQHYLTGKWCLDLHENDIYWCTADPGWVTGTSYGMSAPWTNGVTQVIYEGGFNARKWYQILQDYKVSVWYTAPTAIRMLMKSGKELPQSFDLSNLRFSASVGEPLNPEAVEWGVDAIGMPFHDNWWQTETGAIMIANYASAEIKPGSMGKPLPGIFPGIIDAEGNEKSDGEEGNLAVKTPWPSMFQDYWEQRERYDSRFVAGWYLTGDEAYRDSDGYYWFIGRSDDVINTAGHLVGPFEVESALIEHPAVAEAGVIGKPDPIAMEVVKAFVSLKEGYEPSTELQRELMGFARQKLAAAVAPREIEIIDSLPKTRSGKIMRRLLKARELGLPEGDTSTLEED, from the coding sequence ATGCAAAAACACCAGACAATAATGAAGCCAACGTCAGCTAAAGACGATCCAAATTTATCCGACTATCAAAATACTCGCGAGTCATTTGATTGGTCAGATGTCGAGAAAGAATTAGATTGGCTACCTAACGGTGGGTTAAATCTCGCATACGAAGCCATTGATCGTCATGTTGCCAAAGGTAATGGTGAGAAGCTTGCGATGATCTGGGAAGGTAAGAATGGTGAAAAAGAGACCTACAGCTACGATCAAATGCGAATAGAAACTAATAAATTTGCCAACTCACTGCTTAATTTAGGAGTAAAAAAAGGAGAACGTGTCTTCACTTTCATGGAACGAATCCCAGAAATTTATTTTGCTGTTTTTGGGACCTTAAAAATGGGAGGTGTTATAGGTCCATTATTCTCAGCATTCGGGCCTGACCCAGTAAAGGATAGATTGGAAAATAGCGGAGCAAGCGTACTTGTAACTCAACCTGAGTTACTTAAGAAAATAGAAAGTATTTTCCCAAGTCTTCCTAACTTAAAACACATAATAGTAGTAAATAAAAACGGAAGATCGTCCGAGCCAGTTGCTCCAAATAATCTGGATTACTATAAATTAATGTCAGATGCGTCAGAAGAGTTCGGCCCGATCGCTACTACTCGAGACGACTACTCCATAATGCATTACACATCAGGGACAACTGGGAAACCTAAGGGTGCGGTTCATCGACACAATGCGGTTATACAACATTACCTTACGGGAAAATGGTGCCTTGATCTTCATGAAAATGACATTTACTGGTGTACTGCAGACCCAGGCTGGGTTACGGGTACGTCCTATGGCATGTCTGCGCCATGGACCAATGGAGTAACTCAGGTAATCTACGAGGGTGGATTCAATGCACGCAAGTGGTATCAAATTTTACAAGATTACAAAGTTTCTGTTTGGTATACAGCTCCTACCGCAATACGCATGCTCATGAAATCTGGTAAAGAATTACCGCAGTCTTTTGATTTATCAAATTTAAGATTTTCAGCTTCAGTGGGAGAACCATTAAACCCAGAAGCAGTCGAATGGGGCGTTGACGCAATAGGCATGCCATTTCACGATAATTGGTGGCAAACAGAGACTGGAGCAATAATGATTGCTAATTATGCCTCTGCGGAAATAAAGCCCGGTTCAATGGGAAAACCTCTACCAGGTATATTCCCTGGAATCATTGATGCTGAAGGAAATGAAAAATCAGATGGTGAGGAGGGAAATCTAGCGGTCAAAACTCCATGGCCCTCAATGTTCCAGGATTACTGGGAGCAAAGAGAAAGGTACGATTCAAGATTCGTAGCAGGATGGTATTTGACTGGAGATGAAGCTTACAGAGATTCTGACGGCTATTACTGGTTCATTGGCAGATCAGACGACGTAATAAATACGGCAGGGCATCTGGTTGGTCCATTTGAAGTTGAATCAGCACTAATCGAACATCCTGCTGTAGCTGAAGCAGGCGTTATAGGAAAACCAGATCCTATAGCTATGGAAGTCGTAAAAGCTTTTGTTTCCCTGAAAGAGGGGTATGAGCCAAGCACTGAACTTCAACGAGAATTAATGGGATTCGCTAGACAAAAACTAGCTGCAGCAGTTGCACCACGTGAAATTGAAATAATTGATAGCTTGCCAAAAACTCGAAGCGGGAAAATTATGCGTCGGTTATTAAAAGCTAGAGAATTGGGACTTCCGGAAGGGGATACTTCAACGCTTGAGGAAGATTAA
- a CDS encoding Ldh family oxidoreductase: protein MEQPEILQINSRKLTDFISKIVKSLETPEGDAEFIAAVLVEADLRGVDSHGATRLAGYVQMRDNGYLNPLADIRILSRNNACTLIDGDNGFGMLGARLGMQTAIEQAKENGIGMSVARNMTHTGLVGYYTMTAAHQGFIGIAMNNGPQIVPAFGGTTPLLATNPISFAFPAEKEDPIVLDMATSMVAAGKLRIAEKKGTPIPLDWGLDQNGEATSDAAEVLANGYLQWAGGYKGFGLATAIEILSGVLSGGSFGTDTPPLKNFGADPLVSSGTYIAIDIQRFIALSEFQTRVDSLVQMIHASAPSPKTSRIYASGELEFERKRERLKNGIPMSSAVYSELIHLGKRFSVEPSLV, encoded by the coding sequence ATGGAACAACCAGAAATCTTACAGATAAATTCAAGGAAGCTTACGGATTTCATCTCTAAAATCGTCAAGTCCTTAGAAACTCCTGAAGGCGATGCAGAATTTATTGCAGCAGTTCTGGTGGAGGCAGATCTTCGAGGAGTAGACTCTCATGGGGCTACAAGACTAGCTGGGTATGTCCAAATGCGTGACAACGGCTACCTAAATCCTCTTGCCGACATTCGTATCTTAAGCCGAAATAATGCCTGCACTCTGATTGATGGTGATAATGGGTTTGGCATGTTAGGAGCGCGATTAGGCATGCAAACTGCTATTGAACAAGCTAAAGAAAATGGCATAGGAATGAGCGTTGCACGCAATATGACCCATACAGGCCTCGTCGGCTATTACACAATGACTGCCGCTCATCAAGGTTTTATTGGCATAGCAATGAACAACGGTCCTCAAATTGTCCCAGCTTTTGGCGGCACCACTCCGCTACTTGCAACAAATCCGATCAGCTTCGCTTTTCCAGCTGAAAAAGAAGACCCAATTGTTCTAGACATGGCCACTTCCATGGTAGCAGCAGGGAAATTACGAATAGCAGAAAAAAAAGGAACACCCATTCCCCTTGACTGGGGGTTAGATCAAAACGGGGAAGCAACGAGCGATGCTGCAGAAGTATTAGCCAACGGCTATCTACAATGGGCTGGGGGTTACAAGGGATTCGGTCTAGCTACAGCTATAGAGATTCTCAGTGGAGTTTTATCTGGTGGGAGTTTCGGGACAGATACACCTCCTTTAAAAAATTTTGGGGCGGACCCTTTAGTATCTAGTGGGACATACATCGCTATTGATATCCAACGTTTCATCGCGCTAAGCGAATTCCAAACTCGAGTTGATAGCCTAGTACAAATGATTCACGCTTCAGCGCCGAGCCCAAAAACTTCTCGCATTTATGCTAGCGGAGAATTGGAATTTGAGCGTAAACGCGAGAGATTAAAAAATGGTATCCCTATGAGCAGCGCAGTATATTCAGAGTTAATCCATTTAGGAAAAAGATTTAGCGTCGAACCGAGTTTAGTATAA
- a CDS encoding MFS transporter: MNQPSSFRTSGATYIATIAIGHGLKHWYIAAFAVFLPLIVEEYEITAAGLTVIGLIRQFAGGFPNFFVGYASDRLRNYWHLMLPASFFFAALFMMLSGRTPWLWPIVAFASLGGVAASFWHPPAISMLSTRFPRRRGMAIAFHGSGSGAGEALGPLVVGFILVTWLADDWRFYTLISFMPAILITGIIYWLLAGAKAPEPEVPTRSTKLIDTVGLLKYPVYTSLAYANFTRSFSHFGLLNFMPVYLAQDLGMDSFGVGFHVSLLTLLGVGLGPLLGYFSDRIGRRIPIVAAMGVIGISMLVIGMTGDGIALTLSLALAGLFLWSSQDVINATAMDAAPEGLQGSTVGLMFLSSLLGAAIGVVIMGFVVEITDSLKSIFWLAGAIATPGMLIFLFAPLRRNS, translated from the coding sequence ATGAATCAACCTAGCTCTTTCAGAACATCAGGCGCGACATATATTGCGACAATTGCTATAGGTCATGGATTGAAACATTGGTACATTGCTGCCTTTGCAGTATTCCTTCCATTAATCGTAGAGGAATACGAAATTACTGCCGCAGGGCTTACCGTAATTGGTCTTATAAGGCAATTTGCAGGAGGATTTCCTAATTTTTTTGTCGGATATGCATCTGACAGGCTCCGTAATTATTGGCATTTAATGCTCCCTGCATCTTTCTTTTTCGCTGCACTGTTTATGATGCTTTCAGGTAGAACCCCTTGGCTATGGCCTATAGTCGCTTTTGCTTCGCTGGGAGGTGTAGCTGCATCATTCTGGCACCCACCTGCAATATCGATGCTTAGCACCAGATTCCCCCGCAGAAGAGGCATGGCCATTGCATTTCATGGGTCTGGATCCGGTGCAGGCGAAGCCCTTGGGCCATTGGTAGTAGGCTTTATTCTAGTAACCTGGCTCGCTGATGATTGGCGATTCTACACCCTTATCAGTTTCATGCCTGCAATATTAATTACTGGCATTATTTACTGGCTTTTAGCTGGTGCAAAAGCGCCGGAGCCCGAGGTACCTACTCGTTCAACTAAATTGATCGATACTGTTGGGCTTTTAAAGTACCCGGTTTACACAAGCCTAGCCTATGCTAATTTCACAAGATCCTTCTCTCATTTTGGATTGTTAAATTTTATGCCAGTCTATCTCGCTCAAGATCTGGGAATGGATAGTTTTGGCGTAGGCTTTCATGTTTCACTTCTGACGCTTCTAGGAGTTGGGCTTGGCCCTTTACTTGGATATTTTTCTGATCGAATAGGACGAAGAATACCTATAGTTGCAGCGATGGGCGTCATAGGCATTAGCATGCTAGTGATAGGTATGACGGGCGATGGTATTGCTTTAACCTTAAGCCTTGCATTGGCTGGATTATTCCTATGGTCTAGTCAAGATGTAATCAATGCTACCGCTATGGACGCTGCTCCTGAGGGCTTACAAGGATCAACTGTGGGATTAATGTTTCTGAGTAGCCTTTTAGGCGCTGCTATCGGAGTGGTAATTATGGGTTTCGTTGTAGAAATTACTGACTCTCTAAAATCAATTTTCTGGCTAGCAGGTGCTATCGCAACGCCTGGAATGCTTATATTTTTATTCGCGCCGCTGAGAAGAAACTCCTGA
- the hisA gene encoding 1-(5-phosphoribosyl)-5-[(5-phosphoribosylamino)methylideneamino]imidazole-4-carboxamide isomerase → MEIIPAIDLRFGAVVRLFQGNYEKQTTFSDDPIPIAKSFETAGASRLHLVDLDGAKNGSAEQQDTIKKIALTIDIPIELGGGLRTLSEIDEALNYDNVDRVVLGTAAIENPQLIAQALTKYGNEQVVVGIDAKDGKVAISGWTRKSAISSKELLDQMIFSGVKRFIYTDISRDGTLSEPNFQALEQLITHASKQGDNHIIASGGIANIEHLNILQNIGAEGAIIGSAIYKGTLDLNEAIGLLGK, encoded by the coding sequence TTGGAAATTATACCTGCAATCGACCTTCGTTTTGGTGCTGTCGTGAGGCTTTTTCAAGGCAATTACGAAAAGCAAACTACTTTTAGTGATGACCCAATACCAATTGCAAAATCCTTCGAGACTGCAGGCGCCTCCAGATTACATTTAGTAGATCTAGATGGCGCTAAAAATGGTTCAGCTGAACAGCAAGACACCATTAAAAAAATTGCTCTAACCATAGATATCCCTATAGAACTGGGTGGAGGACTGCGGACACTATCTGAAATTGATGAAGCTTTAAATTACGACAATGTCGATCGAGTAGTTTTAGGAACTGCCGCTATAGAAAACCCTCAATTAATTGCTCAAGCTTTAACAAAATATGGCAATGAACAAGTGGTTGTTGGAATTGATGCGAAAGACGGTAAAGTTGCAATATCTGGATGGACTCGTAAAAGTGCTATCTCATCAAAAGAACTCCTTGATCAAATGATTTTTTCTGGAGTAAAGCGTTTCATCTATACCGACATCTCGCGCGACGGCACTTTAAGTGAACCTAATTTTCAAGCTTTGGAGCAATTAATCACTCATGCTTCGAAGCAAGGGGATAACCACATCATAGCTTCAGGTGGCATTGCTAATATTGAGCATCTGAATATCCTGCAAAATATTGGAGCCGAGGGAGCTATCATTGGCTCAGCAATATACAAAGGGACACTGGATCTTAATGAAGCAATAGGCTTACTTGGTAAGTGA
- the hisH gene encoding imidazole glycerol phosphate synthase subunit HisH, whose amino-acid sequence MREIAIIDYGAGNLRSVQKAFEKIGQQAFIASDKSGIEKSAALVFPGQGSLPSALQGLEERKLIYPILDWIKSGNPFLGVCLGLQFLLDHSEEGNCAGLGVVPGSVKRFNQVGKVPHMGWNSVELIGAHPIFKNVDTSNQFYFVHSYYAEVTDKKWLKGTTRYGVEFCSVLAHENVIATQFHPEKSGTIGLKLYENFAESMVRQK is encoded by the coding sequence TTGCGTGAAATAGCCATTATTGATTACGGTGCAGGCAACCTAAGGAGCGTCCAGAAGGCCTTTGAGAAAATTGGCCAACAAGCTTTTATAGCGTCGGATAAATCAGGGATTGAAAAATCGGCAGCCTTGGTTTTCCCTGGCCAAGGGTCATTGCCTAGTGCTCTTCAAGGCCTTGAAGAGCGCAAATTGATCTATCCTATTTTGGATTGGATTAAATCAGGGAATCCTTTTCTAGGCGTCTGCCTAGGTTTGCAATTTTTGCTAGATCATTCGGAAGAAGGTAACTGCGCGGGCTTAGGCGTTGTGCCTGGATCAGTGAAGCGGTTTAATCAAGTTGGGAAAGTCCCTCATATGGGATGGAACTCCGTTGAGCTAATAGGGGCCCATCCTATATTTAAAAATGTGGATACAAGCAATCAATTTTATTTCGTACATTCCTATTACGCCGAAGTGACCGACAAAAAATGGCTAAAGGGTACAACTCGATATGGCGTGGAATTCTGTAGTGTTTTGGCGCATGAAAATGTCATTGCCACGCAATTTCACCCTGAGAAAAGCGGGACAATCGGCTTAAAGCTTTACGAAAATTTTGCAGAAAGCATGGTGCGTCAGAAATAG
- a CDS encoding cob(I)yrinic acid a,c-diamide adenosyltransferase, with the protein MKREDNSFKIYTKQGDEGKTGLLYGGRISKSDLQTEAYGTTDEAVSCLGLARALSNEALLKNITKRIQKELFTVGAELATLRSEYDTFLKHFSVITEKMTSSIEDDIDSLERQITLPRSFIIPGASAASAAFDLARSTIRRAERRVVEMNNQNMIENQELLKYLNRVSDLIFMMARYEDRNLPFEILTGEND; encoded by the coding sequence ATGAAACGCGAAGACAATTCGTTCAAAATATATACAAAGCAGGGTGATGAAGGCAAAACAGGCCTTTTGTACGGAGGGCGAATCTCCAAAAGCGACTTACAAACCGAAGCTTATGGAACCACTGATGAAGCGGTCTCGTGCTTAGGATTAGCACGGGCTCTTTCAAATGAGGCACTACTTAAAAACATCACTAAACGAATACAAAAAGAGCTCTTTACCGTTGGGGCAGAACTCGCAACCCTACGTAGTGAATATGACACTTTTCTGAAGCACTTTAGCGTAATTACAGAAAAGATGACTTCGTCCATTGAGGATGACATAGACTCTCTGGAACGTCAGATAACTTTGCCACGCAGCTTTATCATCCCAGGGGCTTCTGCTGCGTCAGCAGCATTCGACTTAGCTAGGTCTACTATACGTAGAGCCGAAAGGCGTGTGGTAGAAATGAATAATCAAAATATGATCGAAAATCAAGAACTTCTAAAATATTTGAATAGAGTTTCAGACTTGATCTTTATGATGGCAAGGTACGAAGACAGGAATCTACCATTCGAAATACTCACTGGAGAGAACGATTAA
- the rpsL gene encoding 30S ribosomal protein S12, with protein MPTVNQLVRHGRKRVTKKTKAPALRFVRNTLRNRIYRGSGSPQKLGVCVQVRTVTPKKPNSALRKVARVRMTNGMEVTAYIPGEGHTLQEHSVVLIRGGRVKDLPGVRYHIIRGALDATGVNGRKRGRSKYGTKRS; from the coding sequence ATGCCAACCGTAAATCAATTAGTCCGGCATGGACGTAAGAGAGTTACTAAGAAAACAAAGGCTCCTGCTTTGCGTTTTGTTCGTAACACCCTACGTAACCGTATTTACAGAGGCAGCGGAAGCCCTCAGAAATTGGGGGTTTGCGTTCAGGTTCGTACGGTCACGCCGAAGAAGCCGAACTCAGCTTTGCGGAAAGTTGCTCGTGTTCGCATGACTAATGGGATGGAAGTGACTGCATATATACCCGGAGAAGGGCACACATTGCAGGAGCACTCAGTAGTATTGATTAGAGGTGGGCGTGTTAAAGACCTTCCTGGCGTGCGTTACCACATTATCAGAGGCGCTTTGGACGCAACTGGAGTCAATGGAAGGAAACGGGGGCGGAGTAAATATGGAACTAAGCGTTCCTAG
- the rpsG gene encoding 30S ribosomal protein S7, with product MELCICKDEGENVVSRRRRAERRVPLADPRHSSVQLSSFINRVMLNGKKTVAQRAVYQALDQVASETNRDAMEVFETALRNVTPTVEVKPRRVGGATYQVPVEVPERRRSALAMRWLIRSARARGGQPMRSRLAAEIIDASRGQGAAARRREEMHRMAEANRAFVHYRW from the coding sequence ATGGAGCTTTGTATTTGTAAGGATGAAGGGGAGAACGTAGTGTCACGTAGACGTAGAGCAGAGAGGCGGGTGCCCTTGGCTGACCCGCGCCACAGTAGTGTTCAGCTTTCGAGCTTTATCAACCGTGTGATGTTGAATGGCAAAAAAACAGTTGCGCAGCGTGCTGTATACCAGGCGCTAGATCAGGTTGCATCTGAAACCAATCGCGATGCCATGGAAGTTTTTGAGACTGCTCTTCGAAATGTTACACCTACAGTAGAAGTGAAACCACGTCGTGTCGGCGGTGCAACCTATCAAGTACCTGTGGAAGTTCCGGAGCGCCGACGCAGCGCGTTAGCTATGCGTTGGTTGATTAGATCTGCAAGAGCTAGGGGTGGGCAGCCTATGCGCTCCCGATTAGCAGCGGAGATTATTGATGCGTCTCGTGGCCAAGGTGCTGCAGCGCGACGTCGTGAGGAGATGCATCGCATGGCGGAAGCTAACCGAGCTTTTGTCCACTATCGGTGGTAA